From a region of the Flavobacterium sediminilitoris genome:
- the recF gene encoding DNA replication/repair protein RecF (All proteins in this family for which functions are known are DNA-binding proteins that assist the filamentation of RecA onto DNA for the initiation of recombination or recombinational repair.) → MFLQHLTLLNYKNISTQSFDFDSKINCFVGKNGIGKTNILDAIYHLAYGKSYFNPLASQNIKHDEDFFLIDAIFNKNEQEEKISCSLKRGQKKIIKRNNKIYEKLSEHIGFVPLVIISPSDTDLIVEGSETRRKFIDSVISTLDNKYLNELIQYQKLIAQRNALLKYFALNQIFDKDNLAIYDDQLEPLGKIIFEKRKHFLDQFIPIFQKYYTIISSEAETVQLIYQSQLFISDLTTLFKQNLNKDRALQYTSTGIHKDDLSFEIDNFPIKKFGSQGQQKSFLIALKLAQFEFIKEQSGELPILLFDDIFDKLDESRVSKIVTMVNDAVFGQIFISDTHAERTENIIKNTHQSYTIYNL, encoded by the coding sequence GTGTTTTTACAACATCTCACCTTACTTAACTATAAGAACATCTCCACACAATCTTTTGATTTTGATAGTAAAATCAATTGTTTTGTTGGAAAAAACGGAATAGGAAAAACTAATATTTTAGATGCTATTTACCATTTAGCTTATGGGAAAAGTTATTTTAATCCATTAGCTTCTCAAAATATAAAACATGATGAGGATTTTTTCTTAATTGATGCCATTTTTAACAAAAACGAACAAGAAGAAAAAATTTCGTGTAGTTTAAAAAGAGGTCAGAAAAAAATAATAAAACGAAACAATAAAATATACGAAAAACTTTCAGAACATATTGGCTTTGTTCCTTTAGTTATTATTTCACCTTCTGATACAGACTTAATAGTCGAAGGAAGTGAAACCAGACGAAAATTTATTGACAGTGTTATTTCTACATTAGATAACAAATATTTAAATGAATTAATACAATATCAAAAATTAATAGCACAACGAAATGCTCTTTTAAAATACTTTGCATTAAATCAAATATTTGACAAAGATAATTTAGCTATCTATGATGACCAACTTGAACCTTTAGGTAAAATAATTTTTGAGAAAAGGAAACACTTTTTAGATCAATTCATCCCTATTTTTCAAAAATACTACACTATAATTTCTAGTGAAGCAGAAACAGTACAATTAATTTATCAAAGTCAGCTTTTTATATCTGATTTAACTACATTGTTTAAGCAAAACTTAAATAAAGACAGAGCGCTACAATATACTAGTACCGGCATTCATAAAGATGACCTTTCTTTTGAAATTGATAATTTCCCAATTAAAAAATTCGGATCACAAGGACAACAAAAATCATTTTTAATTGCTTTAAAATTAGCTCAATTTGAATTTATAAAAGAACAAAGCGGTGAATTACCTATTCTTTTATTTGATGATATTTTTGACAAATTAGACGAATCTCGTGTTTCAAAAATTGTAACTATGGTAAACGATGCTGTTTTTGGACAAATTTTCATTTCTGATACCCATGCTGAAAGAACAGAAAACATTATTAAAAACACACATCAATCTTACACTATTTACAACTTATAA
- a CDS encoding tetratricopeptide repeat protein: protein MATYNKRGYKAPKPKDVLDNENEFEEVLESGESTTEEVFNTLDETASRTEEWVAKNQKLILGVVGAIALATIGYLLFNKFVVEPKEDKALNDIYQAQVYFNDALANAQNPDSLFNLALKGGEGKLGLIGVAEEYSGTKSGNVANYYAGMAYLHTKDFKNAEKYLTAYKANDAITKAEALGALGDAYSELNKVDAAIDSYKKAAESNENDYTTPRFLMKAAQLCYLNNKKGEANALFKKIKENYETSREAQNIDALITMTE, encoded by the coding sequence ATGGCAACATATAACAAAAGAGGTTATAAAGCACCAAAACCAAAAGATGTTTTAGATAACGAAAATGAATTTGAAGAAGTATTAGAATCTGGTGAAAGTACAACGGAAGAAGTATTTAATACACTTGACGAGACAGCTTCAAGAACAGAAGAATGGGTAGCTAAAAACCAAAAGTTAATTTTAGGAGTTGTAGGTGCTATCGCTTTAGCAACAATTGGGTATTTATTATTTAATAAATTTGTAGTAGAGCCTAAAGAAGATAAAGCGTTGAATGACATTTACCAAGCTCAAGTTTATTTTAATGATGCTTTAGCTAATGCTCAAAACCCAGATTCATTATTTAATTTAGCACTTAAAGGTGGTGAAGGTAAATTAGGATTAATAGGTGTTGCAGAAGAATATTCAGGTACAAAATCTGGAAATGTAGCAAACTATTATGCGGGTATGGCTTATTTACATACTAAAGATTTTAAAAATGCTGAAAAATACCTTACAGCTTATAAAGCAAATGATGCAATAACAAAAGCAGAAGCTTTAGGAGCTTTAGGTGATGCATATTCAGAACTAAATAAAGTTGATGCAGCAATTGATAGTTATAAGAAAGCAGCAGAATCTAACGAAAATGATTATACTACTCCAAGATTTTTAATGAAAGCAGCTCAACTATGTTATTTAAATAATAAAAAAGGAGAAGCAAATGCTTTATTCAAAAAAATTAAAGAGAATTATGAAACGTCAAGAGAAGCTCAAAATATAGATGCTTTAATTACGATGACAGAATAA
- the ribH gene encoding 6,7-dimethyl-8-ribityllumazine synthase translates to MATENKNLSQYDKNTIPNAKDFRFGIVVSEWNDAITNGLFEGAKAALIDCGALPENIVRWDVPGSFELIFGSKKMIETQNVDCVIAIGCVIKGETMHFEFVCDGVTQGVKDLNLKYDVPTIFCLLTDNTMQQSIDRSGGKHGNKGTEAAIAAIKMVALNK, encoded by the coding sequence ATGGCTACAGAAAATAAAAATTTATCACAATACGATAAAAACACAATCCCAAATGCGAAAGACTTTCGATTTGGGATTGTTGTTTCAGAATGGAATGACGCAATTACGAATGGTTTGTTTGAAGGTGCAAAAGCAGCTTTAATAGATTGTGGTGCTTTACCAGAAAACATTGTCCGTTGGGATGTGCCAGGAAGTTTTGAACTAATATTTGGTTCAAAAAAGATGATTGAAACACAAAATGTAGATTGTGTTATTGCAATAGGCTGTGTTATTAAAGGTGAAACGATGCATTTCGAATTTGTATGTGATGGAGTAACTCAAGGAGTGAAAGATTTAAATTTAAAGTATGATGTACCTACTATTTTTTGCCTTTTAACAGATAATACAATGCAACAGTCTATTGATAGAAGTGGAGGAAAGCATGGTAATAAAGGAACAGAAGCTGCTATTGCAGCAATAAAAATGGTAGCCTTAAATAAATAA
- the mutL gene encoding DNA mismatch repair endonuclease MutL, with the protein MSSIIQLLPDHVANQIAAGEVVQRPASVVKELLENAIDAKANDVKLIVKDAGKTLIQVIDNGVGMSVTDARLCFERHATSKIRLAEDLFDLSTKGFRGEALASIAAIAHVELKTKQDQEELGHHIVIEGSKFISQDVAVLPKGTSFLVKNLFFNIPARRNFLKSETVEMRHIVDEFQRVALAHPNIYFTLIHNGSEMFNLPASNYRQRIVNLLGGKTNEKLVPVTEDTEIVKISGFVGKPEYAKKSRGEQFFFVNDRFIKSGYLHHAIMNAYDGLLKEGNQPSYFLYLQVPPNTIDINIHPTKTEIKFDDEQALYAILRSAIKHSLGQFNVAPVLDFERDPNLDTPYEYKNKDSDSPTIQVDANFNPFIEDKPVRNNNNSYASSGNYTKRETANSWESLYVDLRKDTAEVESISFESEEVTGSFFDNMEVENTTSRTYQIHKKYIVSSIKSGMLVIDQNKAHQRILYEQYLTNITVKHASSQQLLFPLELYFSREEIQFIKELQPSLENTGFIFDNIKEDSIQIGGIPVSIQESEVSILLEELINGLQHNIPESTFSLNDGIAKTMAKSLAVKTGTYLAEIEQENLVNGLFACKDPNVSPFNKPIFITISVEDLDKKFAL; encoded by the coding sequence ATGTCCAGTATAATTCAATTATTACCTGATCATGTTGCGAATCAGATTGCAGCAGGTGAGGTTGTTCAAAGACCAGCTTCTGTTGTAAAAGAATTACTTGAAAATGCTATCGATGCAAAAGCAAATGATGTTAAATTAATTGTTAAAGATGCAGGAAAAACATTAATTCAAGTTATTGATAATGGAGTAGGAATGAGTGTTACAGACGCTCGTTTGTGTTTTGAACGCCATGCTACATCAAAGATTCGTTTAGCAGAAGATTTATTCGATTTAAGTACAAAAGGGTTTCGCGGTGAAGCATTAGCTTCTATTGCGGCAATTGCTCATGTGGAGCTAAAAACAAAACAGGATCAGGAAGAATTAGGACATCACATTGTTATAGAAGGAAGTAAATTTATATCACAAGATGTTGCAGTTCTACCAAAAGGAACCTCATTTTTAGTAAAAAATTTATTTTTTAATATTCCAGCTCGAAGAAATTTCTTAAAATCTGAAACAGTTGAAATGCGTCATATTGTTGATGAATTTCAACGTGTTGCATTAGCTCATCCAAATATTTATTTCACATTGATCCATAATGGAAGTGAAATGTTTAATTTACCTGCTTCAAATTACAGACAGCGTATTGTGAATCTTTTAGGAGGTAAAACAAATGAAAAATTAGTTCCAGTAACAGAAGATACAGAAATTGTAAAAATAAGTGGTTTTGTTGGTAAGCCTGAATATGCTAAAAAGAGTAGAGGAGAACAATTCTTTTTTGTGAATGATAGATTTATAAAAAGTGGTTATTTACACCATGCAATTATGAATGCCTATGATGGATTATTAAAAGAAGGAAATCAACCGAGCTATTTTTTGTATTTACAAGTTCCTCCAAATACCATAGATATCAATATTCATCCTACTAAAACAGAGATTAAATTTGACGACGAACAAGCTTTATATGCTATTTTACGTTCTGCTATAAAACATAGCTTAGGACAGTTTAATGTGGCTCCTGTTTTAGATTTTGAACGCGATCCTAATTTAGATACTCCTTATGAGTATAAGAATAAAGATAGTGATTCTCCTACTATTCAGGTTGATGCAAATTTTAATCCTTTTATAGAAGATAAACCAGTAAGAAATAATAATAATTCATACGCTTCAAGTGGAAATTATACGAAGAGAGAAACTGCAAATTCTTGGGAAAGTTTATATGTAGATTTAAGAAAGGATACTGCGGAAGTAGAAAGCATTTCATTTGAAAGTGAAGAGGTAACAGGTTCTTTTTTTGATAATATGGAAGTTGAAAATACAACTTCAAGAACCTACCAAATACACAAAAAGTATATCGTTAGTTCCATAAAATCAGGAATGCTTGTTATTGATCAAAATAAAGCACATCAACGTATTTTATACGAACAATATTTGACAAATATTACAGTTAAACATGCTTCAAGTCAGCAATTATTATTTCCATTAGAATTGTATTTTTCTAGAGAAGAAATTCAGTTTATCAAAGAACTACAACCTTCATTAGAAAATACAGGATTTATATTTGACAATATTAAAGAAGATAGTATTCAAATAGGAGGAATTCCTGTTTCCATTCAAGAGAGTGAAGTAAGTATTTTGCTAGAAGAACTAATAAATGGATTGCAACATAATATTCCTGAAAGTACTTTCTCTTTAAATGATGGAATTGCAAAGACAATGGCAAAAAGTCTTGCCGTAAAAACAGGAACATATTTAGCAGAAATAGAACAAGAGAACTTGGTTAATGGCTTATTTGCTTGTAAAGATCCAAACGTTTCTCCATTTAATAAACCGATCTTCATTACTATAAGTGTAGAAGATTTAGATAAAAAGTTTGCATTATGA
- a CDS encoding rhomboid family intramembrane serine protease, whose amino-acid sequence MIRMTDMVKHLLIINIIFFIGSYILPNSIDLLALHYFESDKFQFWQPITHMFMHGGPMHIFFNMFALVSFGSALEQMWGSNKFLFFYFSCGIGAALLHTGANYYQFHNGLNVLLENGVDKEVIFEILNQGKYSTNWTEYLSQSSLDGMASSFIAPAVGASGAIYGLLVAFAFMFPNAELALMFIPVPIKAKYFVPGLLTIDLYLGLQGSSLFGSGGTGVAHFAHLGGALVGFIMMWYWKKNQFNKNRWDR is encoded by the coding sequence ATGATTAGAATGACAGATATGGTAAAGCATTTGCTTATCATCAATATTATATTTTTTATAGGGAGTTATATATTACCTAATTCTATTGATTTATTAGCATTACATTACTTTGAAAGTGATAAGTTCCAATTTTGGCAACCTATTACACACATGTTTATGCATGGAGGTCCAATGCATATTTTCTTTAATATGTTTGCTTTGGTTTCTTTTGGAAGTGCTTTAGAGCAAATGTGGGGAAGTAATAAATTTCTATTTTTCTACTTTTCATGTGGAATTGGAGCAGCTTTACTTCACACAGGAGCAAATTATTATCAATTTCATAATGGACTAAATGTATTGTTAGAAAATGGAGTAGATAAAGAGGTTATTTTTGAAATATTAAACCAAGGAAAGTATAGCACAAACTGGACTGAATATCTTTCACAGAGTAGTTTAGATGGAATGGCTTCTTCATTTATAGCTCCAGCAGTAGGTGCTTCAGGAGCAATTTATGGTTTATTAGTAGCTTTTGCTTTTATGTTTCCTAATGCAGAATTAGCATTGATGTTTATTCCTGTGCCAATTAAAGCAAAATATTTTGTTCCAGGATTGTTAACAATAGATTTATATTTAGGATTACAAGGAAGTTCATTATTTGGTAGTGGAGGAACAGGAGTAGCTCACTTTGCTCATTTAGGAGGAGCATTAGTAGGATTTATTATGATGTGGTATTGGAAAAAGAATCAGTTTAATAAAAATCGTTGGGACAGATAA
- a CDS encoding rhomboid family intramembrane serine protease has translation MNIIEDIKQQYKTGGIVQRLIFWNIGIFVLSIIFFFSFKTKSFNYPIWLGLFSDNNQLIFRPWTLISYMFLHAGFLHLFFNLMVLHFSGRLFINYFTGRQLLGLYILGGIFSGLIFLISFYILGEYSVLVGASGAIMSILIAVATYAPYMLLRMPLIGTVKLWQVAAVIVLLDLIQVPISNTGGHLAHLGGALFGFLYVKLLKNGTDLSKGISKLQDAFEDLISPKKKTPFKTVHKNTSKTTTFTNQTTNIDQKKIDDILDRISKSGYDSLSKEEKDFLFKTGK, from the coding sequence ATGAATATTATAGAAGATATAAAACAGCAATATAAAACAGGAGGTATAGTTCAAAGATTAATTTTTTGGAATATAGGAATCTTTGTGCTGTCAATTATTTTCTTTTTCTCATTTAAAACCAAATCGTTTAATTACCCTATATGGTTAGGCTTGTTTTCTGATAATAATCAGTTAATATTTAGACCATGGACATTAATAAGTTACATGTTTCTTCATGCTGGTTTTTTGCACTTGTTTTTCAATCTAATGGTTTTACATTTTTCGGGTAGATTATTTATAAACTATTTTACAGGAAGACAATTATTAGGACTTTATATTTTAGGAGGTATTTTCTCAGGATTAATATTTTTAATTTCATTTTATATTCTAGGAGAATATTCTGTCTTAGTTGGAGCAAGTGGAGCAATAATGTCAATCTTAATAGCAGTTGCAACTTATGCGCCTTATATGTTATTGCGAATGCCATTAATTGGAACAGTAAAACTATGGCAAGTAGCTGCTGTGATTGTTTTGTTAGACTTAATTCAAGTTCCTATAAGTAATACTGGAGGACATTTGGCTCATTTAGGAGGAGCATTATTTGGATTTTTATATGTAAAATTGTTGAAAAATGGAACCGATTTATCAAAAGGAATTTCAAAACTACAAGATGCATTTGAAGATTTAATTTCACCAAAAAAGAAAACTCCTTTTAAAACCGTACACAAGAATACAAGTAAAACCACTACATTTACAAATCAGACAACAAATATCGATCAAAAAAAGATTGATGATATCTTAGATCGGATTAGTAAATCAGGTTATGATAGTTTGAGTAAAGAAGAAAAAGATTTTTTATTTAAAACAGGAAAATAA
- a CDS encoding endonuclease/exonuclease/phosphatase family protein, which yields MKKESWISRLAFFVNKVLAILTFLAYILPFLAPKLFPFLSVLTLLLPLFLIVNFIFFIVWVLQLKRKALLSGFVLLIGITFINKLYRFSETNEKAESNDFTLMSYNVRLFNKYEWLPNKKVPSDISDVIQNYNPDILCLQEYTPNENVRLRNFPFKNIELEGNKNKYGQAIFSKYEIINTGEIDFPNSSNNVIFADIVKFKDTIRVYSMHLQSIKISTDIHEKLDENKSKFIFMRISEAFKEQQLQSELIKAHYDSCKYPKIICGDLNNSAFSYVYRNIKGEMNDAFEEAGSGFGKSYNFKYYPARIDYVFVEDIFKVKEFQTNNQVKLSDHFPVITRLEIVEKESKK from the coding sequence TTGAAAAAAGAATCGTGGATAAGTAGGCTTGCATTTTTCGTTAATAAAGTTTTAGCTATATTGACGTTTTTGGCTTATATATTACCTTTCTTAGCTCCTAAATTATTTCCTTTTCTAAGTGTATTAACGCTTTTATTACCTCTTTTTCTAATTGTAAATTTTATTTTTTTTATTGTTTGGGTCTTACAATTAAAACGAAAAGCATTATTATCTGGATTTGTATTATTAATTGGTATCACATTTATAAATAAGTTATATCGTTTTTCTGAAACTAACGAAAAAGCAGAATCAAACGATTTTACTTTAATGAGTTATAATGTCCGTTTATTTAATAAATACGAATGGTTGCCCAATAAAAAAGTACCAAGTGATATTTCAGATGTTATTCAGAATTATAATCCTGACATTTTATGTTTACAAGAATATACACCTAATGAAAATGTAAGATTGAGAAACTTTCCTTTTAAAAACATAGAATTAGAGGGAAATAAAAACAAATATGGTCAGGCAATTTTTTCTAAATATGAAATTATAAATACAGGTGAAATTGATTTTCCAAACTCTAGTAATAATGTGATTTTTGCGGATATAGTAAAGTTTAAAGACACTATACGAGTATATAGCATGCATTTACAATCAATAAAAATTAGTACAGATATTCATGAGAAACTAGATGAAAACAAATCTAAATTTATTTTCATGAGAATAAGTGAGGCTTTTAAAGAACAACAATTACAATCAGAGTTAATTAAAGCACATTATGATAGTTGTAAGTATCCAAAAATTATTTGTGGAGATTTAAACAATAGTGCTTTCTCTTATGTATATAGAAATATAAAAGGAGAAATGAATGATGCATTTGAAGAAGCAGGATCGGGTTTTGGAAAATCGTATAATTTTAAATATTATCCTGCTCGAATTGACTATGTTTTTGTTGAAGATATTTTTAAAGTAAAAGAATTTCAAACTAATAATCAAGTAAAACTAAGCGACCATTTTCCAGTTATTACACGATTAGAAATAGTTGAAAAAGAATCGAAGAAATAA
- a CDS encoding WbqC family protein, whose amino-acid sequence MNILLHPTYFPSISHYTAMLQAETITFEVEDNFQKQTNRNRMYIYSPNGIQMLNIPIKHNKTAHQKYKDVKIENAFDWQKNHFKSLEAAYRTSPFFEFFEDDFRPIFEKQHTFMMDLNFEIFAVINDCLGITLPFSKTEEFFHETPNFTDFRSLANGKKDMFINEDYIQVFNEKHNFIPNLSILDLLFNEGRHAKEYLLRQTI is encoded by the coding sequence ATGAATATTTTATTACATCCTACTTACTTTCCATCTATAAGTCATTATACTGCTATGTTACAGGCGGAAACAATTACTTTTGAAGTTGAAGATAATTTTCAGAAACAAACCAATCGTAATAGAATGTATATTTACAGTCCAAATGGTATTCAAATGCTAAATATTCCTATAAAGCATAATAAAACAGCACATCAGAAATACAAAGACGTTAAAATTGAAAATGCATTTGATTGGCAAAAAAATCATTTTAAATCCCTTGAAGCTGCTTATAGAACTTCTCCTTTTTTTGAGTTTTTTGAAGATGACTTTCGTCCGATATTTGAAAAGCAACACACTTTTATGATGGATTTGAATTTTGAAATCTTTGCAGTTATTAATGACTGTTTAGGGATTACACTTCCATTTTCTAAAACGGAAGAATTTTTCCATGAGACACCTAATTTCACAGATTTTAGATCTTTAGCAAACGGAAAGAAAGACATGTTTATAAATGAAGATTATATTCAGGTATTTAACGAGAAACATAATTTTATTCCTAATTTAAGTATTCTAGATTTATTATTTAATGAAGGTAGACATGCAAAAGAATACTTATTAAGACAAACAATATAA
- the lepB gene encoding signal peptidase I encodes MSVTGWLLFILLVQVIHGLGTWKLYVKAGRKAWEAFIPVYNSIVLMKIINRPTWWTLLLFIPIINLFLFPIIWIETLRTFGKKSTLDMILGIVTLGFYIMYVNYTQEVTYFANRDLKAPTKAMDTVGSLAFAIVVATFVHTYFIQPYTIPTPSLEKSLLVGDFLFVSKFHYGARTPMTTFAAPMVHDTIPLIHTKSYTTWPQLPYYRLPGFQKIERNDIVVFNWPTDTLFHMYKAADKRYDKPIDKKTNYVKRCTAIAGDTFEIRDGIIYINGKESIMPDRAKPQYMHKVYSKNGVASNLLTENGSTEFTRKFITTIYNENQANALSPYARGSFRNEDGTITILTDARGIPNKVLSSFSISLTEISDFEREANLTLVNAENLRKNSAIDSVVRIILPKKELNKEIFPGNTNWTIDNLGPIYIPEAGKSVELNKETLPFYKKIINEYEGNQLVVNGDEIRINGQVATSYTFKQDYYWMMGDNRHNSLDARYWGYVPADHIVGKPIFIWMSIDGINDGIKNWRIRWDRLFTTVSGTGQPQSYFKYFLVLLALYFVGEYFWKKKKKAKENA; translated from the coding sequence ATGTCAGTAACAGGTTGGTTATTATTCATCTTATTAGTACAAGTAATCCACGGATTAGGAACTTGGAAATTATATGTAAAAGCAGGTAGAAAAGCATGGGAAGCATTCATTCCAGTTTATAATTCAATTGTTTTAATGAAAATTATTAATCGCCCTACGTGGTGGACACTTTTACTTTTCATTCCTATTATCAATTTATTTTTATTTCCAATCATTTGGATTGAAACACTAAGAACATTTGGTAAAAAATCTACTTTAGACATGATCTTAGGAATTGTAACACTTGGATTTTACATCATGTATGTAAACTATACTCAAGAAGTTACTTATTTTGCCAATCGTGATTTAAAAGCACCTACAAAAGCTATGGACACAGTTGGTTCACTTGCTTTTGCAATTGTTGTAGCTACATTTGTACACACTTATTTTATTCAACCATATACTATTCCAACCCCATCATTAGAGAAATCATTATTAGTAGGAGACTTCCTTTTTGTAAGTAAATTTCATTATGGAGCAAGAACACCTATGACTACGTTTGCTGCTCCAATGGTTCATGATACTATTCCTCTTATACATACAAAATCATATACTACTTGGCCACAATTACCTTATTATAGATTACCTGGTTTTCAAAAAATAGAACGAAATGACATTGTTGTATTCAATTGGCCTACTGATACCCTATTTCACATGTACAAGGCAGCAGACAAACGCTATGACAAACCTATTGATAAAAAAACCAATTATGTAAAAAGATGTACAGCCATTGCTGGTGATACATTTGAAATTAGAGACGGAATTATTTATATTAATGGTAAAGAATCTATTATGCCTGATAGAGCAAAGCCTCAATATATGCATAAGGTATACTCTAAAAACGGTGTAGCTTCTAACCTACTTACAGAAAATGGTTCTACAGAATTTACTCGTAAATTTATTACCACTATCTACAACGAAAATCAAGCAAATGCTTTATCACCTTATGCTAGAGGATCATTCAGAAATGAAGACGGTACCATAACTATTCTTACTGATGCTAGAGGAATTCCAAACAAAGTTCTTTCAAGTTTCAGTATCTCATTAACAGAAATTAGTGACTTTGAAAGAGAAGCTAACCTAACGCTTGTAAATGCTGAAAATTTAAGAAAAAATAGTGCTATTGATTCTGTAGTGAGAATTATATTACCAAAAAAAGAACTAAACAAAGAAATTTTTCCTGGCAATACAAATTGGACTATTGATAATTTAGGACCTATTTACATTCCAGAAGCAGGAAAATCAGTAGAGCTTAACAAAGAAACATTGCCTTTTTACAAAAAAATAATTAATGAATATGAAGGAAACCAATTAGTAGTTAATGGAGATGAAATTAGAATCAATGGTCAAGTTGCAACTTCATATACATTTAAACAAGATTATTACTGGATGATGGGAGACAATCGTCACAATTCACTCGATGCCAGATATTGGGGTTATGTTCCTGCTGACCACATTGTAGGAAAACCTATTTTTATTTGGATGAGTATTGATGGAATTAATGATGGAATTAAAAACTGGAGAATTCGCTGGGATAGACTGTTTACAACAGTTAGCGGAACAGGTCAACCACAATCTTATTTTAAATATTTTCTAGTTTTATTGGCCTTATATTTTGTAGGCGAATATTTTTGGAAGAAAAAGAAAAAAGCAAAAGAAAATGCTTAA
- a CDS encoding four helix bundle protein — MIANNIFNILSDFPKHERYDLSSQISCCSLSIPSNIVEKSTRINKSFSNFIDYPLGFSFELIIQLIVAKRKKHITEKHITEKHLIK, encoded by the coding sequence GTGATAGCTAATAACATTTTTAATATCTTATCTGATTTTCCAAAACACGAAAGATATGATTTAAGCTCTCAAATTAGTTGTTGTTCTCTATCTATTCCTAGTAATATTGTTGAAAAATCTACTAGAATAAATAAATCTTTTAGTAATTTTATAGATTACCCTTTAGGTTTTTCATTTGAATTAATAATACAATTAATAGTCGCAAAGCGCAAAAAACATATAACAGAAAAACATATAACAGAAAAACATTTAATAAAATAA
- the dapB gene encoding 4-hydroxy-tetrahydrodipicolinate reductase: MKIALLGYGKMGKVIEKIALERGHEIVLKKGSNDSFEGLQNADVAIDFSVPSSAVLNISTCIENEIPIISGTTGWLEEYDKMVALCNSKNGSFIYGSNFSLGVNVFFELNEYLAKMMANLKQYNVSMEEIHHTQKLDAPSGTAISLANGIIKHTDYKNWSLETTDDENILINAKRIENIPGTHSVFYDSEVDQIEIKHTAHTREGFALGSVVAAEWLLGKKGVFTMKDVLGI, from the coding sequence ATGAAAATTGCACTTTTAGGATACGGAAAAATGGGAAAAGTTATTGAGAAAATAGCTTTAGAGCGTGGTCATGAAATTGTATTAAAAAAAGGAAGTAACGATAGTTTTGAAGGATTACAAAATGCAGATGTTGCTATTGATTTTAGCGTTCCATCGAGCGCTGTTTTAAACATTTCAACTTGTATTGAAAATGAAATACCTATTATATCAGGAACAACTGGTTGGCTTGAAGAATATGACAAAATGGTAGCTTTATGTAATTCAAAAAATGGAAGTTTTATATATGGTTCTAACTTTAGTTTAGGTGTAAATGTGTTTTTTGAATTAAATGAGTATTTAGCTAAAATGATGGCTAATTTGAAACAATATAATGTTTCAATGGAAGAAATTCATCACACACAAAAACTAGATGCTCCTAGCGGAACTGCTATTTCTTTAGCAAATGGAATTATAAAACATACCGATTATAAAAATTGGTCATTAGAAACAACAGATGATGAAAACATTCTAATTAATGCTAAAAGAATTGAAAATATTCCAGGAACACACAGTGTTTTTTATGATAGTGAAGTAGATCAAATTGAAATAAAACATACAGCTCACACTAGAGAAGGCTTTGCATTAGGCTCTGTAGTTGCAGCCGAATGGTTATTAGGAAAAAAAGGAGTATTTACAATGAAAGATGTTTTGGGGATTTAG